A window of the Microbacterium sp. AZCO genome harbors these coding sequences:
- the trxB gene encoding thioredoxin-disulfide reductase, translated as MRHVIIIGSGPAGYTAAIYAARANLEPLVIASSVEAGGELMNTTDVENFPGFPEGIQGPDLMTKMQEQAERFGAEVVYDDVVDLDLAGPIKRVTLGSGAVHEASSLIYATGSAHRKIGIAGEERLSGRGVSYCATCDGFFFRERAIAVVGGGDSAMEEATFLTKFASKVYVIHRREELRASKIMQERAFANPKIEFVWNSEVADILGDEAVTGVVLRSTIDGTLSELPLEGVFVAIGNDPRTHLVHDKLELTPAGTIWVDGRSSRTSQHGVFAAGDVIDPTYRQAVTAAGSGTVAALDVEHFLASIGDAGAPDADADQIEGLAEVDAA; from the coding sequence GTGCGTCACGTCATCATCATCGGTTCCGGTCCTGCGGGCTACACGGCGGCGATCTACGCCGCCCGCGCCAACCTCGAGCCGCTCGTCATCGCGAGCTCGGTCGAGGCCGGTGGTGAGCTCATGAACACGACCGACGTCGAGAACTTCCCGGGCTTCCCGGAGGGCATCCAGGGTCCCGACCTCATGACCAAGATGCAGGAGCAGGCCGAGCGCTTCGGCGCCGAGGTGGTCTACGACGACGTCGTCGACCTCGACCTCGCCGGCCCGATCAAGCGGGTCACGCTCGGCAGCGGCGCGGTGCACGAGGCGTCCTCGCTCATCTACGCGACCGGCTCCGCACACCGCAAGATCGGCATCGCCGGCGAGGAGCGCCTCTCCGGCCGAGGTGTCTCGTACTGTGCGACGTGCGACGGCTTCTTCTTCCGCGAGCGCGCCATTGCGGTCGTCGGCGGCGGCGATTCGGCGATGGAGGAGGCCACCTTCCTCACCAAGTTCGCGTCGAAGGTGTACGTCATTCACCGTCGCGAAGAGCTGCGCGCGTCGAAGATCATGCAGGAGCGCGCCTTCGCCAACCCGAAGATCGAGTTCGTGTGGAACAGCGAGGTGGCCGACATCCTCGGCGACGAGGCCGTCACCGGGGTCGTCCTGCGCTCGACGATCGACGGCACGCTCAGTGAGCTGCCGCTCGAGGGCGTCTTCGTCGCGATCGGCAACGACCCGCGCACGCACCTCGTGCACGACAAGCTCGAGCTCACCCCGGCTGGCACGATCTGGGTCGACGGCCGTTCGTCGCGCACGTCTCAGCACGGCGTCTTCGCCGCGGGAGACGTCATCGACCCGACCTACCGTCAGGCCGTCACCGCGGCCGGTAGCGGCACCGTCGCGGCACTCGACGTCGAGCACTTCCTCGCGTCGATCGGCGATGCGGGCGCGCCCGACGCGGATGCCGACCAGATCGAGGGTCTCGCCGAGGTCGACGCGGCCTGA
- the trxA gene encoding thioredoxin translates to MTAKATSSSTWNEDVLQADGPVLVDFWAEWCGPCRMVSPILDQIQTEHPSKITILKLNVDENPDLAMKYQITSIPAMKVFNKGEVETTIIGAKPKFALEQDLASYLA, encoded by the coding sequence ATGACCGCCAAGGCCACCAGCTCCAGCACCTGGAACGAGGACGTCCTGCAGGCCGACGGCCCCGTGCTCGTCGACTTCTGGGCGGAGTGGTGCGGACCGTGTCGCATGGTCTCGCCCATCCTCGACCAGATCCAGACCGAGCACCCCTCGAAGATCACGATCCTGAAGCTCAACGTCGACGAGAACCCCGACCTCGCGATGAAGTACCAGATCACCTCGATCCCCGCGATGAAGGTCTTCAACAAGGGTGAGGTCGAGACGACGATCATCGGTGCCAAGCCGAAGTTCGCGCTCGAGCAGGACCTCGCGAGCTACCTCGCGTAA
- a CDS encoding YciI family protein produces MRWMLIMQVEPEAAARAAEELDLAEVVQVMGAYNEELQKAGVFLSAEGLSDASEGFRVDFSSQPPVVTDGPYAEAREIFTGFWILEVASREEAEHWARKCPLGPGTSLEVRRVQELSDFITEGEDDAVSEWASKAQEWRAANA; encoded by the coding sequence ATGCGCTGGATGCTGATCATGCAGGTCGAGCCCGAAGCGGCCGCCCGGGCGGCCGAAGAGCTCGATCTGGCCGAGGTGGTCCAGGTGATGGGCGCCTACAACGAGGAGCTGCAGAAGGCGGGCGTCTTCCTGTCGGCCGAGGGACTGTCCGACGCGAGCGAGGGCTTCCGCGTCGACTTCTCGTCGCAGCCGCCTGTCGTCACCGACGGTCCCTACGCCGAGGCGCGGGAGATCTTCACGGGCTTCTGGATCCTCGAGGTCGCCAGCCGCGAGGAGGCGGAGCACTGGGCTCGCAAGTGCCCGCTCGGCCCCGGCACGTCACTCGAAGTGCGTCGCGTGCAGGAGCTGTCCGACTTCATCACCGAGGGTGAGGACGACGCCGTCAGCGAATGGGCCAGCAAGGCACAGGAGTGGCGCGCGGCCAACGCCTGA
- a CDS encoding tryptophan synthase subunit alpha, translating into MATRDDTPRRRASLELLRAEAADELSVLVHERLRAGEDPWEFMEDLPTVDELVVFTLRAENIQADGGARPNAARHYRVLRQIALDYPPLTRAVWRLLGDANTHRRWDAVVRADAS; encoded by the coding sequence ATGGCGACGCGCGACGACACCCCCCGCCGGAGGGCGAGTCTCGAGCTGCTGCGCGCGGAGGCGGCCGATGAGCTCTCGGTGCTCGTTCACGAGCGCCTGCGCGCCGGCGAAGATCCGTGGGAGTTCATGGAAGACCTCCCGACCGTCGACGAGCTCGTCGTCTTCACGCTCCGTGCCGAGAACATCCAGGCCGACGGGGGTGCGCGCCCCAACGCGGCTCGCCACTACCGGGTCCTCCGCCAGATCGCGCTCGACTATCCTCCCCTGACGCGCGCCGTGTGGCGCCTGCTCGGAGACGCCAACACGCACCGCCGCTGGGATGCGGTGGTGCGTGCCGACGCGTCGTAG
- a CDS encoding sigma-70 family RNA polymerase sigma factor has translation MSESGHARRAVEAVWRNESARIVAALTRQIGDFSWAEDLAQEALVEALGSWPTAGIPDNPGAWLLTVAKRRAIDGWRRQERLAQRVDLIGHDALLAEREHPVEAAGDPDRIDDDVLRLVFVACHPVLTPTARLALTLRTVAGLTTEQIARVMLLSVPTVQQRIVRAKRALAEADVPFEIPGRADRPARLASVLQVVYLLFTEGYAPADGEHPTRPDVAREAVRLARQLAALAPREPEVYALIALMEFQSSRFAARSDAEGLPLTLAEQDRSRWDRSAIDRGRAALAKAQSFDRGLGYYGIQAAVAECHAIVPSADDTDWARIVSLYDALLTLAPSPVVRLNRAVAVSMLDGPAVALPLVEELEPELSGFRPFHGVRAELLERLEVRDAASAAFLRAAELPGNAAEATVLRRRAAALTA, from the coding sequence GTGAGCGAATCCGGCCACGCCCGGCGTGCGGTTGAGGCAGTATGGCGCAACGAGTCGGCGCGCATCGTCGCGGCCCTCACCCGTCAGATCGGCGACTTCTCGTGGGCGGAAGATCTCGCTCAGGAGGCGCTCGTGGAGGCCTTGGGCTCGTGGCCGACGGCCGGCATCCCCGACAACCCGGGCGCCTGGCTCCTCACCGTCGCCAAAAGGCGCGCGATCGACGGGTGGCGCCGGCAGGAGCGGCTCGCACAGCGGGTCGACCTCATCGGTCACGATGCCCTGCTCGCCGAACGTGAGCACCCCGTCGAGGCGGCGGGGGATCCGGACCGCATCGACGATGACGTGCTGCGTCTCGTGTTCGTCGCGTGCCACCCGGTGCTGACGCCCACGGCGCGCCTGGCCCTCACGCTCCGCACGGTCGCGGGTCTCACGACGGAGCAGATCGCGCGCGTCATGCTGCTGAGCGTGCCGACCGTGCAGCAGCGGATCGTCCGCGCCAAGCGGGCCCTCGCCGAGGCCGACGTGCCCTTCGAGATTCCCGGACGCGCGGACCGCCCCGCACGCCTCGCCAGCGTTCTGCAGGTCGTCTACCTCCTGTTCACCGAAGGATATGCGCCCGCGGACGGGGAGCATCCGACCCGGCCCGACGTCGCCAGGGAGGCCGTTCGCCTCGCCCGCCAGCTTGCCGCGCTCGCCCCTCGCGAGCCGGAGGTCTACGCCCTCATCGCGCTGATGGAGTTCCAGTCCTCCCGCTTCGCGGCCCGGTCCGACGCCGAAGGTCTGCCCCTCACGCTCGCCGAGCAGGACCGCAGTCGCTGGGACCGGTCGGCCATCGACCGCGGTCGGGCCGCCCTCGCGAAGGCCCAGTCCTTCGACCGGGGCCTTGGCTACTACGGGATCCAGGCAGCGGTCGCCGAGTGCCACGCGATCGTCCCCTCCGCGGACGACACCGACTGGGCCCGCATCGTCAGCCTCTACGACGCTCTGCTGACGCTCGCGCCCTCACCGGTCGTACGCCTCAACCGCGCGGTCGCGGTGTCGATGCTCGACGGCCCCGCCGTCGCGCTGCCTCTCGTGGAGGAGCTGGAGCCCGAGCTTTCCGGGTTCCGGCCCTTCCATGGCGTGCGGGCCGAACTCCTCGAGCGTCTGGAGGTTCGGGATGCCGCGTCCGCCGCGTTCCTCCGCGCAGCCGAGCTCCCCGGCAACGCGGCCGAGGCGACGGTGCTCCGCCGCCGCGCGGCTGCCCTGACCGCGTAG
- a CDS encoding ParB/RepB/Spo0J family partition protein: MAKRTGLGRGIGALIPTSEANDERPVDVLFPRGTAATATAVIEREDEESVEQLLEVPGARLAHIDPHSIVPNPRQPRTVFDPEDLAELVHSVREFGVLQPVVVRDTGEGTYELIMGERRTRAAREAGLDSIPAVIRDTADEHLLRDALLENLHRSQLNPLEEASAYQQLLEDFGITQEELASRIGRSRPQISNTIRLLKLPVPVQQRVAAGVLTAGHARAILSLHDNDSMQRLADKIVNEDLSVRAAEAAAKGPDAGGSRATKPHAGTRRGHLDEVAERLGDRLNTRVRIALTAKKGQISIDFASIQDLNRILEELGESGFGAA; the protein is encoded by the coding sequence ATGGCCAAGCGCACAGGACTGGGCCGAGGCATCGGAGCCCTCATCCCGACGAGCGAGGCGAACGACGAGCGTCCCGTCGACGTCCTCTTCCCGCGGGGCACCGCCGCGACGGCGACGGCCGTCATCGAGCGAGAGGACGAGGAGAGCGTCGAGCAGCTGCTCGAGGTCCCCGGCGCACGACTCGCGCACATCGACCCGCACTCGATCGTCCCCAACCCCCGCCAGCCCCGCACGGTCTTCGACCCCGAGGACCTCGCGGAGCTCGTGCACAGCGTGCGGGAATTCGGAGTGCTGCAGCCCGTCGTCGTGCGCGACACGGGTGAGGGAACCTACGAGCTCATCATGGGCGAGCGGCGCACCCGCGCCGCGCGCGAGGCAGGGCTGGATTCGATCCCCGCGGTCATCCGCGACACGGCCGACGAGCACCTGCTCCGGGACGCCCTGCTCGAGAACCTGCATCGCAGCCAGCTCAATCCCCTCGAAGAGGCATCCGCCTACCAGCAGCTGCTCGAGGACTTCGGCATCACGCAGGAAGAGCTCGCCTCCCGCATCGGTCGCTCGCGACCTCAGATCAGCAACACCATCCGCCTGCTCAAGCTCCCCGTGCCCGTGCAGCAGCGCGTTGCCGCGGGCGTGCTCACGGCCGGGCACGCGCGCGCGATTCTCTCCCTGCACGACAACGACTCGATGCAGCGGCTCGCCGACAAGATCGTCAACGAGGACCTCTCGGTGCGCGCGGCGGAGGCCGCGGCGAAGGGTCCGGATGCCGGGGGCTCGCGCGCCACGAAGCCCCACGCCGGAACGCGGCGAGGACACCTGGACGAGGTCGCCGAGCGACTCGGAGATCGACTGAACACCCGCGTGAGGATCGCGCTGACGGCCAAGAAAGGCCAGATCAGCATTGATTTCGCCAGCATCCAGGATCTCAACCGGATCCTCGAGGAGCTCGGCGAGAGCGGGTTCGGCGCGGCCTGA
- a CDS encoding ParA family protein: MKQPENAEAAASFSFDDSPIARELADLTARRRALETVDVELSGNTRVLTVSNQKGGVGKTTTTVNIAASLASVGARVLVIDLDPQGNASTALGVPHTADTPSVYDVLIDEFPLADIIQTSPESPNLLCAPSTIHLAGAEIELVSQVAREHRLRTALDDYLGSLDERLDFVLIDCPPSLGLLTINAFAAAHELLIPIQCEYYALEGLSQLLGTVRMIQKHLNPRLFLSTILLTMYDGRTRLAQQVADEVRQHFPNEVLQTVIPRSVRVSEAPSFGQTVIAYDGQSAGAIAYREAAVEIIAHDTAPQREGRS, from the coding sequence GTGAAACAGCCCGAGAACGCCGAGGCCGCGGCATCCTTCTCGTTCGACGACAGTCCCATCGCTAGAGAACTCGCAGATCTCACAGCGCGACGACGCGCTCTCGAGACGGTCGACGTCGAACTGTCCGGAAACACGCGCGTTCTCACTGTCTCCAACCAGAAGGGCGGCGTTGGCAAGACCACCACGACCGTCAACATCGCGGCGTCACTCGCGTCGGTGGGTGCCCGCGTTCTGGTGATCGACCTCGATCCTCAGGGGAACGCGTCCACCGCGCTCGGGGTGCCGCACACCGCAGACACGCCGTCGGTCTACGACGTGCTCATCGACGAGTTCCCGCTGGCCGACATCATCCAGACGAGTCCCGAGTCGCCGAACCTGCTGTGCGCCCCCAGCACGATCCACCTGGCCGGTGCCGAGATCGAGCTCGTCTCCCAGGTGGCGCGCGAACATCGGCTTCGCACTGCTCTCGACGACTATCTCGGGAGCCTCGACGAGCGTCTCGACTTCGTCCTGATCGACTGCCCTCCGTCGCTCGGGCTGCTCACGATCAACGCCTTCGCGGCCGCGCATGAGCTGCTCATTCCCATCCAGTGCGAGTACTACGCCCTGGAAGGCCTGAGCCAGCTGCTCGGCACGGTCCGGATGATCCAGAAGCACCTCAACCCGCGCCTCTTCCTCTCGACGATCCTGCTGACGATGTACGACGGGCGAACACGCCTCGCCCAGCAGGTCGCCGACGAAGTCCGCCAGCACTTCCCCAACGAAGTGCTGCAGACCGTGATTCCGCGATCGGTCCGCGTGTCCGAGGCGCCGAGCTTCGGGCAGACGGTCATCGCCTACGATGGGCAGTCGGCCGGCGCCATCGCCTACCGCGAGGCCGCCGTCGAGATCATCGCGCACGACACCGCACCACAGAGAGAAGGACGTTCCTGA
- a CDS encoding adenylyl-sulfate kinase: MQTDTPTDVIFIGGRSGVGKSSVAAEVSQILARADIRHALIEGDNLDQAYPQPWRDGIKLAEQNLAAMWKNYRAAGYSRLIFTNSVSVLQIAELSAALGGETHSSAVLLTATDATAAHRLSQREIGSALDEHIGRSSLAARRLDAANEAVVRIATDDRTVAEIAHEILVNAGWLSA; the protein is encoded by the coding sequence ATGCAGACGGACACCCCGACGGACGTCATCTTCATCGGCGGCCGCTCGGGAGTGGGCAAGTCGTCCGTGGCTGCGGAGGTCTCGCAGATCTTGGCCCGCGCCGACATCCGCCATGCACTCATCGAGGGCGACAACCTCGATCAGGCATATCCTCAACCCTGGCGCGACGGCATCAAGCTCGCGGAGCAGAACCTCGCGGCGATGTGGAAGAACTACCGAGCCGCCGGCTACTCGCGTCTGATTTTCACCAACAGCGTGAGCGTGCTGCAGATTGCCGAACTGTCCGCCGCACTGGGCGGCGAAACTCACTCGTCCGCGGTCCTGCTGACCGCAACCGACGCGACAGCAGCCCATCGACTCTCGCAGCGAGAGATCGGCTCGGCGCTGGACGAGCACATCGGCCGCAGCAGCCTCGCAGCGCGACGACTCGACGCCGCGAACGAAGCCGTCGTGCGCATCGCCACCGACGACCGCACCGTCGCGGAGATCGCGCACGAGATTCTGGTCAACGCCGGCTGGCTGAGCGCGTAG
- the rsmG gene encoding 16S rRNA (guanine(527)-N(7))-methyltransferase RsmG, protein MTSYEAEPAAAAEIFGDRIELARAFTQALAEQGEERGLIGPLEPPRLWSRHVLNSAVVAPLFSGRVGDVGSGAGLPGLVLAIARPDVEWILIEPMERRVAWLTEQATELGLDNVEVLRLRAEDWKRGPVLDAATARAVSALRTLVPITAPLVRDGGELILLKGASADNEIEAAAKPLRKFGITDARVEIVGAELLAEPTRVVRGTVRRAAR, encoded by the coding sequence ATGACTTCCTACGAAGCCGAGCCCGCTGCTGCCGCAGAGATCTTCGGTGACCGGATCGAGCTGGCCCGGGCCTTCACCCAGGCTCTCGCCGAACAGGGTGAAGAGCGTGGCCTGATCGGTCCGCTCGAGCCGCCGCGGCTGTGGTCACGACACGTGCTCAACAGCGCGGTGGTCGCTCCCCTGTTCTCCGGGCGGGTGGGCGACGTCGGGTCCGGCGCGGGACTTCCGGGCCTGGTGCTCGCGATCGCGCGGCCCGACGTCGAGTGGATCCTCATCGAGCCGATGGAGCGCCGCGTCGCTTGGCTCACGGAGCAGGCGACTGAGCTGGGTCTCGACAACGTGGAGGTGCTCCGGCTGCGTGCCGAGGACTGGAAGCGTGGGCCGGTGCTGGATGCTGCGACCGCTCGCGCCGTGAGCGCTTTGCGCACCCTCGTGCCGATCACTGCTCCCCTCGTGCGCGACGGCGGTGAACTCATCCTCCTCAAGGGTGCGAGCGCCGACAATGAGATCGAGGCCGCTGCGAAGCCTCTCCGCAAGTTCGGCATCACCGACGCCCGCGTCGAGATCGTCGGTGCCGAGCTGCTTGCCGAGCCGACGCGCGTGGTCCGGGGCACGGTGCGCCGCGCCGCTCGCTGA
- a CDS encoding R3H domain-containing nucleic acid-binding protein yields MTTIDPVDSATTERVAATVEQLEQEGDIAADYIEELLDIADIDGDLALDVRAGRAYVSIEADDKGSLALLSSPDTVQALQELTRIAVQNRTGRFSRLILDIGGSRNTREQELAVLVDRAIARLDDGATQASLPAMSSYERKLVHDIVADRGFVSESYGEGADRHTVIRRA; encoded by the coding sequence ATGACCACGATTGACCCCGTCGACTCCGCCACCACCGAGCGCGTCGCCGCGACCGTCGAGCAGCTCGAGCAGGAAGGCGACATCGCCGCCGACTACATCGAGGAGCTGCTCGACATCGCCGACATCGACGGCGACCTGGCCCTCGACGTCCGGGCCGGCCGCGCCTACGTCTCGATCGAGGCTGACGACAAGGGATCGCTCGCGCTGCTCTCGTCGCCCGACACCGTCCAGGCGCTGCAGGAGCTGACCCGCATCGCGGTGCAGAACCGCACCGGCCGGTTCTCGCGCCTCATCCTCGACATCGGCGGGTCACGCAACACGCGTGAGCAGGAGCTCGCCGTGCTCGTCGACCGGGCGATCGCACGCCTCGATGACGGTGCGACCCAGGCCTCCCTTCCCGCGATGTCGAGCTACGAGCGCAAGCTCGTGCACGACATCGTCGCGGATCGCGGCTTCGTCTCGGAGTCGTACGGCGAGGGCGCCGACCGTCACACCGTGATCCGTCGCGCCTGA
- the yidC gene encoding membrane protein insertase YidC produces the protein MATSTPAPAASGGGFDLLGTILWPLKWVVELILVAWHAIFTFIGLPAAAGVTWVLAIIGLVVVVRAALIPLFVRQIKSQRKMMEIAPELRKVQEKYKGKKDQLSREAMSRETMALYKKHGTTPVSSCLPLLVQMPVFFSLYSTLSSIKLHAENGQGGVGPLTPELTLEFYNAKLFGVASLHETLIDAINQNNTTAIIILVTLVVLMIASQFFTQLQIISKNLSPEAKTGQAYQMQRIMLWILPLGFVFSGVFFPLGVVIYWFVSNLWTMGQQFLVIREMPTPGSEAAKAREERLARKGKAIDSSGKVVSMDKYQAEQQRLLEEAERARAAAPKRQQPVSKQRAKKQGQKGPGTGGSGSSGGSGSPGKPGASSGDAPGAKPGAANT, from the coding sequence CTGGCCACGAGCACCCCCGCCCCGGCGGCGTCGGGCGGCGGCTTCGACCTGCTCGGCACCATCCTGTGGCCGCTGAAGTGGGTCGTCGAGCTGATCCTCGTCGCGTGGCACGCGATCTTCACCTTCATCGGTCTGCCCGCGGCCGCGGGCGTCACCTGGGTGCTCGCGATCATCGGCCTCGTCGTGGTCGTCCGTGCGGCGCTCATCCCTCTCTTCGTCCGGCAGATCAAGAGCCAGCGAAAGATGATGGAAATCGCCCCTGAACTGCGAAAAGTTCAGGAGAAGTACAAGGGCAAGAAGGACCAGCTGTCTCGTGAGGCGATGAGCCGCGAGACCATGGCGCTCTACAAGAAGCACGGCACCACACCGGTCTCGAGCTGTCTGCCGCTCCTCGTGCAGATGCCCGTCTTCTTCTCGCTGTACTCGACGCTCAGCTCCATCAAGCTGCATGCCGAGAACGGACAGGGCGGTGTCGGACCCCTCACGCCCGAGCTGACGCTTGAGTTCTACAACGCGAAGCTGTTCGGTGTGGCGTCCCTGCACGAGACGCTCATCGACGCCATCAACCAGAACAACACGACGGCGATCATCATCCTCGTGACGCTGGTCGTGCTCATGATCGCCTCGCAGTTCTTCACCCAGCTCCAGATCATCTCGAAGAACCTCTCCCCCGAAGCCAAGACGGGCCAGGCGTACCAGATGCAGCGCATCATGCTCTGGATCCTTCCCCTCGGCTTCGTGTTCTCGGGTGTCTTCTTCCCGCTCGGTGTCGTCATCTACTGGTTCGTCAGCAACCTGTGGACGATGGGTCAGCAGTTCCTCGTCATCCGCGAGATGCCGACCCCCGGCTCGGAAGCCGCCAAGGCCCGTGAGGAGCGCCTCGCACGCAAGGGCAAGGCGATCGACTCGTCCGGCAAGGTCGTCTCGATGGACAAGTACCAGGCCGAGCAGCAGCGTCTCCTCGAGGAGGCCGAGCGTGCCCGCGCCGCGGCTCCCAAGCGTCAGCAGCCGGTGAGCAAGCAGCGCGCCAAGAAGCAGGGTCAAAAGGGACCGGGCACGGGCGGATCCGGCTCGTCCGGCGGCTCGGGTTCGCCCGGCAAGCCGGGCGCGTCCTCGGGTGACGCGCCGGGTGCCAAGCCCGGCGCGGCCAACACCTGA
- the yidD gene encoding membrane protein insertion efficiency factor YidD encodes MSVLPAYALGEGRLEASDALRAVPLIPRNLGLSLLHAYRATISHTYGDVCKYYPSCSAYAVGAVQQYGLVKGSALTAARLARCHPWAQGGVDDVPPHRRFRYDLTPHGFVVPLRKD; translated from the coding sequence ATGAGCGTCCTCCCTGCGTACGCCCTCGGCGAGGGCAGGCTCGAGGCATCCGACGCCCTCCGGGCCGTGCCGCTGATCCCGCGCAACCTGGGCCTCTCTCTTCTGCACGCGTATCGGGCGACGATCTCCCACACGTACGGCGATGTGTGCAAGTACTACCCGTCATGCTCCGCCTACGCCGTCGGGGCCGTGCAGCAGTACGGGCTCGTTAAGGGCAGCGCCCTCACCGCGGCGCGGCTCGCCCGCTGCCATCCGTGGGCGCAGGGCGGCGTGGATGATGTCCCGCCCCATCGGCGTTTCCGATACGACCTGACCCCGCACGGTTTCGTCGTGCCCCTTCGAAAGGACTGA
- the rnpA gene encoding ribonuclease P protein component, translating to MLARPNRLTRGAEYKAVVRRGRRCAAAHTVTYVVTSDDQRASRFGFIVSKQVGSAVVRNTVRRRLKAVCHESLSGVRPGSDVVIRALPSAATADFSELRDEVQRCLARRAAA from the coding sequence GTGCTCGCGAGGCCGAACCGACTCACCCGCGGAGCGGAGTACAAGGCCGTCGTCCGTCGGGGCCGTCGTTGTGCGGCCGCGCACACGGTCACGTATGTCGTGACCTCTGATGACCAGCGCGCATCGCGTTTCGGATTCATCGTGAGCAAGCAAGTCGGATCAGCCGTCGTGCGCAACACTGTGCGCCGACGGCTGAAGGCCGTGTGCCATGAGTCGCTCTCCGGTGTCCGCCCGGGATCGGATGTCGTCATCCGCGCCCTTCCCTCCGCGGCGACCGCCGACTTCTCCGAGCTGCGCGACGAAGTCCAGCGCTGCCTCGCCCGCAGGGCCGCGGCATGA
- the rpmH gene encoding 50S ribosomal protein L34: protein MSKRTFQPNNRRRAKKHGFRARMRTRAGRAILSARRAKGRTELSA, encoded by the coding sequence ATGAGCAAGCGCACCTTCCAGCCCAACAACCGTCGTCGCGCCAAGAAGCACGGCTTCCGCGCCCGCATGCGCACGCGTGCCGGCCGCGCCATCCTGTCGGCGCGGCGCGCCAAGGGCCGCACCGAGCTCTCGGCCTGA
- the dnaA gene encoding chromosomal replication initiator protein DnaA, translated as MSQHDIPDVPVWAAVLGELVVDDRVTPQLHGFLNLAVPQGVMSGTLYLDVPNDLTAAQINKRMRAPIMEALARVPQGEPVATTFRVVVNPELADQHLTAPIPVQSAIQPEPLSAPAPGAVLRPRIDEPVDTASARSDSRLNPKYTFDNFVIGQSNRFAHAAAVAVAEAPAKAYNPLFIYGDSGLGKTHLLHAIGDYAMSLYSGIRVRYVSSEEFTNDFINSIANNRGSAFQARYRDVDILLIDDIQFLQGRAETQEAFFHTFNTLHDHDKQVVITSDVPPKHLTGFEDRMRSRFEWGLITDVQAPDLETRIAILRKKAQSERLHIPDEVLEYIATVVSSNIRELEGALIRVSAFASLNRSTLDMSLAQTVLRDIIDQDDANVISPTDIITATAAYFKLSVDDLYGSSRSQAVATARQIAMYLCRERTSLSLPKIGQLFGNRDHTTVMYAYKKISDLMKERRSIYNQVTEITASLGRR; from the coding sequence ATGTCTCAGCACGACATTCCAGATGTACCAGTCTGGGCAGCCGTGCTCGGTGAGCTCGTCGTCGACGATCGCGTCACGCCGCAGCTCCACGGGTTCCTCAACCTGGCGGTGCCTCAGGGCGTCATGAGCGGCACGCTCTACCTCGACGTGCCCAACGATCTCACCGCGGCGCAGATCAACAAGCGCATGCGCGCGCCGATCATGGAGGCGCTGGCCCGCGTGCCGCAGGGCGAGCCTGTCGCGACGACGTTCCGCGTCGTGGTCAACCCCGAGCTCGCCGACCAGCACCTCACGGCGCCGATCCCGGTGCAGTCCGCCATCCAGCCCGAGCCGCTTTCCGCGCCGGCGCCCGGAGCCGTGCTGCGTCCGCGCATCGACGAGCCCGTCGACACAGCATCCGCCCGCTCCGACTCGCGACTGAACCCGAAGTACACGTTCGACAACTTCGTCATCGGGCAGTCCAACCGCTTCGCCCATGCCGCGGCGGTCGCGGTCGCGGAGGCGCCGGCCAAGGCATACAACCCGCTCTTCATCTACGGCGACTCGGGACTCGGCAAGACGCACCTCCTGCACGCCATCGGCGACTACGCGATGAGCCTGTACTCCGGCATCCGGGTGCGCTACGTCTCGAGCGAAGAGTTCACGAACGACTTCATCAACTCGATCGCGAACAACCGCGGCTCCGCATTCCAGGCGCGGTATCGGGATGTCGACATCCTCCTGATCGACGACATCCAGTTCCTGCAGGGCCGGGCCGAGACGCAGGAAGCCTTCTTCCACACGTTCAACACGCTTCACGACCACGACAAGCAGGTCGTGATCACGAGCGATGTGCCCCCCAAGCACCTGACCGGCTTCGAAGACCGCATGCGCAGCCGCTTCGAGTGGGGCCTCATCACCGACGTGCAGGCTCCCGACCTCGAGACCCGCATCGCGATCCTCCGCAAGAAGGCGCAGAGCGAGCGTCTGCACATCCCCGACGAGGTGCTCGAGTACATCGCGACTGTCGTGTCGTCGAACATCCGCGAGCTCGAGGGCGCCCTCATCCGCGTGTCGGCCTTCGCGAGCCTCAATCGCTCGACGCTCGACATGTCGCTCGCGCAGACGGTGCTCCGCGACATCATCGATCAGGACGACGCCAACGTCATCTCGCCGACCGACATCATCACCGCGACGGCCGCCTACTTCAAGCTGTCCGTCGACGACCTGTACGGGTCGAGCCGGTCTCAGGCCGTCGCAACGGCCCGTCAGATCGCGATGTACCTGTGCCGGGAGCGCACGAGCCTCTCGCTGCCGAAGATCGGCCAGCTCTTCGGCAACCGCGATCACACGACGGTCATGTATGCGTACAAGAAGATCAGCGACCTCATGAAGGAGCGCCGCTCGATCTACAACCAGGTCACCGAGATCACGGCCTCGCTCGGCCGCCGCTGA